From Arcticibacter tournemirensis, one genomic window encodes:
- a CDS encoding ExbD/TolR family protein, with translation MNLRRRNRPAAEVQTSAMNDIMFFLMLFFLIASTVTNPNVIKLLLPRSDSGQSISKKTVSIAVTKDLEYFLDKQPIALEQIQPRLLVYKQQVEELTIILSVDRTVAIQDVVQIMDIANKMGVKLVLATEPK, from the coding sequence ATGAATTTAAGAAGAAGAAACCGACCGGCTGCAGAAGTTCAAACTTCTGCGATGAACGATATCATGTTTTTCCTGATGTTGTTCTTCCTGATAGCCTCGACAGTAACGAATCCGAACGTGATAAAGTTATTGCTTCCGCGTTCAGATTCGGGACAATCCATATCCAAAAAAACCGTTAGTATTGCAGTTACTAAAGACCTGGAATATTTTCTTGACAAGCAACCGATAGCACTCGAGCAAATACAGCCAAGGCTTTTGGTATATAAGCAACAAGTTGAGGAACTAACGATCATCCTGAGCGTGGACAGGACAGTTGCGATACAGGATGTAGTACAGATAATGGATATTGCTAACAAAATGGGAGTTAAACTTGTTTTAGCAACAGAACCGAAGTAA
- a CDS encoding MotA/TolQ/ExbB proton channel family protein: MFLLQIDSTVNPDTVATAAAQAAQQAQELRFMDLLVKGGWVMIPLGILAFLGLVIFIERYLTIRKASRNESNLMVQVKQSIISGKLDSAVALCRNSNTPLGRMLQKGLLRIGRPIKDIEGAIENVGKLEVSKLEKNISILGIVAGIAPMLGFVGTISGVIRIFYNISLSDNISIGIISGGLYEKMITSATGLMIGIFAYVGYHVLNIMVDRVILKMETDAIEFIDLLEEPGR, encoded by the coding sequence ATGTTTCTATTACAGATTGATTCTACAGTTAACCCCGACACCGTTGCGACAGCTGCAGCGCAGGCAGCACAACAGGCGCAGGAATTGAGATTTATGGACCTGTTGGTAAAAGGAGGCTGGGTAATGATTCCTCTGGGAATACTTGCCTTTCTCGGCCTCGTTATATTTATTGAAAGATATCTAACCATCAGGAAGGCATCGCGAAACGAATCGAATCTTATGGTTCAGGTAAAACAAAGCATTATATCAGGAAAACTTGATTCGGCAGTAGCTCTTTGCCGTAACAGCAATACGCCGCTGGGCCGCATGCTTCAAAAAGGCTTATTGAGAATTGGCCGGCCTATTAAAGATATCGAAGGCGCTATAGAAAACGTAGGAAAGCTTGAGGTTTCGAAACTAGAGAAGAACATCAGTATCCTGGGCATCGTTGCTGGTATTGCTCCCATGCTTGGGTTCGTTGGTACCATATCAGGTGTTATCAGAATATTCTATAATATCTCATTATCCGATAACATCAGCATCGGTATCATCTCGGGAGGTCTTTACGAAAAAATGATCACCTCTGCAACCGGTTTGATGATCGGTATCTTTGCTTACGTAGGTTATCATGTTTTAAACATAATGGTTGACCGCGTGATCCTTAAGATGGAAACGGACGCTATTGAGTTTATCGACCTGTTAGAAGAACCAGGACGGTAG
- a CDS encoding SPOR domain-containing protein, giving the protein MDIALYISELLKDHNEIGLPGIGTFYKKKISARYDRENGILYPPAEEIAFKAVESVNGELIRYVSFAKKISEASSRYFINKFTDSIRHSLETDGSANLSPIGTLHTAHGHLSMKPTLMPGEQFGLLPIKDPAFSIIQKRAAQPLPPVNEPILAAPAEADTPANPTNIWQAIGVIAILLLIAGSLTYVFYPQFFNLEADRPLSANKPQAPAAAPALVPDTTSQKDSIPATNAQSPKVTDSAGIKAPAADKPVEVTPTYEVIGASLALRSEAETYLKVMHNRGVKARIIEDTRKPKFKISLGSYNTYEEANQEKRRIQKSFNPEAWIFTFKDKIKQ; this is encoded by the coding sequence ATGGATATTGCGCTGTATATATCGGAACTACTAAAAGATCACAATGAAATAGGCCTTCCCGGTATTGGCACCTTCTATAAGAAGAAGATATCTGCACGTTACGACAGAGAGAACGGTATTTTATATCCACCTGCTGAAGAAATAGCCTTTAAAGCGGTAGAATCAGTTAATGGTGAACTGATAAGATATGTTTCTTTTGCCAAGAAAATCTCGGAAGCTTCTTCCCGGTATTTTATCAATAAATTCACGGATAGTATCCGGCATTCGCTGGAAACAGATGGCAGCGCGAACCTATCGCCTATCGGCACGCTTCATACCGCGCACGGTCATCTTTCTATGAAACCAACTCTGATGCCCGGCGAGCAGTTTGGTTTGTTGCCAATCAAGGATCCAGCCTTCTCGATCATTCAGAAGAGGGCGGCACAACCCTTGCCTCCTGTTAATGAACCTATTTTGGCCGCACCAGCAGAAGCAGATACACCAGCTAATCCAACAAACATCTGGCAGGCCATTGGAGTGATAGCCATCTTGCTTTTGATTGCAGGCAGCTTAACCTATGTATTCTACCCTCAGTTTTTCAACCTGGAGGCAGACAGGCCGCTATCGGCCAATAAGCCACAGGCACCAGCAGCCGCTCCAGCATTAGTTCCTGACACCACTTCACAAAAAGACAGTATACCGGCCACAAATGCTCAGTCGCCTAAAGTTACAGACTCTGCAGGCATTAAGGCTCCGGCCGCTGATAAACCGGTGGAAGTCACCCCTACGTATGAAGTGATAGGCGCTTCACTGGCTTTACGCTCTGAGGCCGAAACCTATTTAAAGGTCATGCATAACCGTGGCGTTAAAGCCAGGATCATTGAAGACACACGCAAACCTAAGTTTAAAATAAGCCTGGGTTCATATAATACCTATGAGGAAGCAAACCAGGAAAAAAGGCGAATTCAAAAAAGCTTTAACCCGGAAGCCTGGATATTTACATTTAAAGATAAAATAAAACAATAA
- a CDS encoding TonB-dependent receptor, with amino-acid sequence MRLKNIQYKLTLSILLVSAASFAQEKPEEKKTDKPTGALTEEIVVERPYKPVLADAAKIRRSPDLNSTKAMKSKLKYSVLDKKLELNSDIRQLQAQPLSLQIDRPLTHSYAKLGFGNFSTGLAELYLNTGPDEALQAGAFFKHFNQEGNLSKQQFSRQEIGIFGKSVLDKITLNGELGFDRNSTYFYGTMRDSIRPINANPEKQRYGTVSLRGELIKNYGENETSDYALKADGYLLSDKFNAKETSLALSGFYNKVWKQFNIGLNTSADFTQTKDSVSIGNHIFRANPYIKLQGPTYKLSIGVNLVQEFGDASRFNLFPAVTAEVPIVPEFATVFGGFTGNVNKSTIRELSNLNPYLNSNLAISNAVEKTYAYGGIKGNAGAGFGYKAMLFYKKLESMPLFRNDITRPERFNVIYDDAKVTGLEGEISVKISEQLSWLGRLNINNYNMDTQEEAWFQPDFRLFSNARFTINKKITIDGEIVVNDKTSALIYSGSQTPEIVKLKSYVDFSAGAEYLYKEKVGIFLRVNNIFGNKYERYLYYPKVGLNVIGGLNYSF; translated from the coding sequence ATGAGACTCAAAAATATTCAGTATAAACTTACACTTTCTATTTTATTGGTGTCTGCTGCTTCTTTTGCACAGGAAAAACCGGAGGAGAAAAAGACTGATAAGCCTACGGGAGCACTCACCGAAGAAATTGTTGTAGAACGTCCATATAAACCGGTGCTCGCTGATGCGGCAAAGATCAGAAGGAGCCCCGATCTGAACAGTACCAAGGCGATGAAGTCGAAGCTTAAATATTCTGTATTGGATAAGAAGCTCGAATTGAACAGTGATATCCGACAGCTGCAGGCGCAGCCGCTTTCATTACAGATTGACCGCCCTCTTACTCATAGCTATGCAAAATTGGGTTTTGGGAATTTCAGTACTGGTTTGGCGGAATTATATCTTAATACCGGTCCGGATGAGGCGCTGCAAGCAGGAGCGTTTTTCAAACATTTCAACCAGGAAGGGAACTTAAGTAAGCAGCAATTTTCGAGGCAGGAAATAGGGATCTTCGGCAAAAGTGTGCTGGATAAAATCACACTGAACGGCGAACTTGGGTTTGACCGTAACTCGACTTACTTTTATGGAACAATGCGAGATTCAATTCGCCCTATTAACGCCAATCCTGAAAAACAAAGGTATGGTACCGTTAGTCTCCGGGGTGAGCTGATAAAGAACTACGGAGAGAATGAAACGTCGGATTACGCACTGAAGGCAGATGGCTATTTGCTTTCCGACAAGTTTAATGCGAAAGAAACCTCTCTGGCGCTGAGTGGCTTTTACAATAAAGTTTGGAAACAGTTTAACATAGGACTTAATACATCAGCAGATTTCACTCAAACCAAAGATTCGGTATCCATCGGAAACCATATTTTCAGGGCTAACCCTTATATAAAACTGCAGGGACCTACCTATAAGCTTTCTATCGGTGTGAACCTGGTTCAGGAATTTGGAGATGCGTCGCGGTTTAACCTGTTTCCGGCAGTAACAGCAGAAGTCCCTATCGTGCCGGAGTTTGCAACGGTTTTTGGAGGTTTTACAGGAAACGTAAATAAGTCGACCATAAGGGAACTCTCCAACTTAAACCCTTATCTGAACAGTAATTTAGCTATCAGCAATGCAGTTGAGAAAACATACGCCTATGGTGGTATCAAAGGAAACGCGGGAGCCGGATTTGGCTATAAGGCTATGCTTTTTTACAAAAAGCTGGAATCTATGCCCCTGTTCAGGAATGACATTACACGCCCGGAACGCTTTAATGTGATCTATGACGATGCTAAGGTAACCGGACTGGAGGGCGAGATAAGTGTGAAAATATCTGAACAGTTAAGCTGGCTGGGAAGACTGAATATCAATAATTACAATATGGATACTCAGGAAGAAGCATGGTTTCAGCCCGATTTCAGATTATTCTCAAACGCACGCTTTACCATTAACAAGAAGATCACTATTGATGGTGAGATTGTAGTTAATGATAAAACTTCGGCCCTGATCTATTCAGGTTCGCAAACTCCTGAAATTGTAAAGCTTAAGAGCTATGTCGATTTTAGCGCCGGAGCTGAGTATTTATATAAAGAAAAGGTGGGTATTTTCCTTCGTGTCAATAATATCTTTGGCAATAAATACGAGAGGTATTTGTATTATCCTAAAGTTGGGTTAAATGTTATTGGCGGATTAAACTATTCCTTCTGA
- a CDS encoding tetratricopeptide repeat protein — protein MLRKYILLTSIFCSSLLAANAQQTEWFTINQAYKSGIELFQKAKYAAASEQFSKVEQSRTSPSSQSLADNKQISLLKENAQYYQAVCALELGNTNAEGLFLAFIREYPSSANTKSAYFQMGKSFFARKNYEKAIEWFTKTSAANLAGKENDEYRFKLAYSYFSTKRYNDAEPLFAKLKDEKGDYNESSIYYYAYLNYLSADYKTALREFERLKNSTAYQASYPYYISALYFLDKRYDDVLAYTIPAIDVIDAQYKPEMYRIVAATYFARSDYKTSLDYYLKFQALDAGKTQNNQDNYQLGYIYMQLNNPQKAIKELEKMGSPDVHYQNGMIVLGQAFIKTNNKQSARNAFFRASRLDFDPKLKEEGLLNYAKLSYELDFYSVALDAVQQFIKTYPRSAKINEAKTLLGEVLLSTKNYKEAVNILETIQNKNEETKAVYQKVTYFRGLEFYNERAFENSISLFMRSQNNAIDDELHALATYWLAEAMFEVRKYGESVAQFEKFLAMPAARKTDVYNFANYALGYSAFQHESYSKAANYFARFLGGDDKDKNTVNDATLRLGDSYFVLKNYGSALQQYNKVIAWNSDGKDYALFQRGMIEGLQGQNDAKIATHQSLLQQFPNSNYADDAGFEIAYTYFVKGDNARSKTDLEGLIEKYPRSSYVPRALVTIGLVQYNQDDDAGALATFQRVVKDYSTTDEAKLALESIKNIYLDKADANGFLAYANTTSIGNLSTSEQDNITFQAANNLFLRGDYQAAFDAVNAYFDKFPKPIYEKHAKFIRAESLVKLNRPDEAIPDYTFILNDWTSEYTERALISISKLYLQQKKYNEAVVYLKKLELTSEYKANYGFAVNNLMEAYSSMNMPDDVLKYVKLVREFNRSSEEDKSRAGLYAGKAYLAKGDTTAGLKELTDVAAKTTTVTGAEAKYLVAYLQYQSGDYKASQKTIFELVKMESHDYWVTKGFILLADNYVALKDIFQAKSTLQSVIDNYEGKDEIIPTAKEKLDQLNKKK, from the coding sequence ATGCTTAGAAAATATATTCTGCTTACCTCAATATTTTGCTCATCACTTTTAGCAGCAAACGCTCAGCAAACAGAGTGGTTTACTATAAATCAGGCTTATAAAAGCGGCATTGAACTTTTTCAAAAGGCTAAGTATGCTGCTGCCAGCGAACAGTTCAGTAAAGTGGAACAGTCGCGCACTTCGCCTTCGTCGCAGTCGCTTGCAGATAACAAGCAGATCTCCTTACTCAAGGAGAATGCACAGTATTACCAGGCGGTATGTGCACTGGAGCTTGGAAATACAAACGCCGAAGGCCTGTTCCTGGCTTTCATCCGTGAGTATCCATCAAGTGCCAATACAAAGTCGGCCTACTTTCAAATGGGGAAATCGTTCTTTGCCCGGAAGAATTATGAAAAAGCGATAGAATGGTTTACTAAAACCAGCGCTGCTAATCTTGCCGGAAAAGAAAACGATGAGTATCGCTTTAAGCTCGCCTACTCCTACTTCTCCACTAAACGGTATAACGATGCCGAGCCTTTATTTGCAAAGCTTAAAGATGAAAAGGGCGACTATAACGAATCGTCCATTTATTATTATGCTTACCTGAATTACCTGAGCGCCGACTATAAAACTGCACTGAGGGAATTTGAACGGTTAAAAAACTCTACAGCTTATCAGGCAAGCTATCCATACTATATATCGGCATTGTATTTTCTCGATAAACGGTACGACGATGTTTTAGCGTATACGATCCCTGCTATCGATGTTATCGATGCGCAGTATAAGCCTGAAATGTACAGAATTGTTGCCGCAACTTATTTTGCACGGTCTGATTATAAAACGTCGCTTGACTACTACCTGAAGTTTCAGGCTTTAGATGCCGGCAAGACTCAAAACAACCAGGATAATTACCAGTTGGGATATATTTATATGCAGCTTAATAATCCCCAGAAAGCGATTAAAGAGCTCGAGAAAATGGGCAGTCCGGATGTTCATTACCAGAACGGGATGATTGTACTGGGACAGGCCTTCATCAAAACAAACAATAAGCAGAGCGCAAGAAATGCATTTTTCAGGGCGTCGCGACTGGATTTCGATCCCAAATTAAAAGAAGAAGGTCTGCTAAACTACGCCAAGCTATCGTATGAGCTTGATTTTTATTCAGTAGCTCTGGACGCCGTTCAGCAATTTATTAAAACATATCCCCGTTCGGCCAAGATCAATGAAGCAAAGACCTTATTGGGCGAAGTGCTTCTTTCTACCAAGAACTATAAAGAGGCTGTAAATATCCTGGAAACCATCCAGAATAAAAATGAAGAAACAAAAGCGGTTTATCAGAAGGTAACCTATTTCAGAGGACTTGAGTTCTACAATGAACGGGCTTTTGAGAATAGTATCTCCTTATTTATGCGTTCGCAGAACAATGCTATCGATGATGAACTGCATGCGCTTGCTACTTACTGGCTGGCTGAGGCGATGTTTGAGGTGCGTAAATATGGCGAATCTGTAGCTCAGTTTGAAAAGTTCCTGGCTATGCCGGCTGCGCGCAAAACCGATGTTTATAATTTCGCAAACTATGCACTGGGGTATTCGGCGTTTCAGCATGAAAGCTATAGCAAGGCCGCTAATTATTTCGCTCGTTTCTTAGGAGGCGACGATAAAGACAAGAATACGGTTAACGATGCCACTCTCCGTCTCGGCGACTCTTATTTCGTGCTTAAAAACTATGGATCGGCCCTTCAGCAGTATAATAAGGTGATTGCGTGGAACAGCGACGGCAAGGATTATGCTCTTTTCCAAAGAGGTATGATCGAAGGCCTTCAGGGGCAGAACGACGCTAAGATCGCAACGCATCAGTCGCTTTTACAGCAGTTCCCGAATTCAAACTACGCCGATGACGCAGGCTTTGAAATAGCCTATACGTACTTTGTTAAAGGTGATAACGCCCGCTCAAAGACTGATTTAGAGGGTTTAATAGAGAAATATCCGAGAAGCAGTTATGTGCCGCGGGCGCTGGTTACTATCGGACTGGTGCAATATAATCAGGATGACGATGCGGGCGCCCTGGCCACGTTCCAGAGGGTTGTGAAGGATTATTCCACCACCGATGAAGCGAAGCTTGCCCTTGAGTCGATCAAAAATATCTATCTTGATAAAGCCGACGCAAACGGGTTCCTTGCTTATGCCAATACCACGAGCATTGGTAACCTGAGTACTTCGGAGCAGGATAATATTACCTTCCAGGCGGCGAATAACCTTTTCCTGAGAGGCGATTATCAGGCCGCTTTCGACGCAGTGAATGCTTATTTCGATAAGTTCCCGAAACCTATTTACGAAAAGCATGCTAAATTTATCCGTGCTGAGAGCCTGGTTAAGCTGAACCGTCCTGACGAGGCAATTCCTGATTATACGTTCATTCTGAACGACTGGACCAGCGAGTATACGGAAAGAGCGCTGATCAGCATATCGAAGCTCTACTTACAACAAAAGAAATATAACGAGGCGGTTGTATATCTCAAAAAGCTTGAGCTTACATCAGAATACAAAGCAAACTACGGATTTGCAGTGAACAACCTGATGGAGGCTTACAGCTCGATGAATATGCCCGATGATGTTCTGAAGTATGTTAAACTGGTACGGGAATTTAACAGGTCGTCTGAAGAGGATAAGAGCCGTGCTGGATTGTATGCAGGTAAAGCGTATCTGGCGAAAGGTGATACAACTGCAGGCCTAAAAGAGCTTACAGATGTAGCCGCTAAAACAACAACGGTTACGGGAGCTGAAGCCAAGTACCTCGTTGCCTATTTACAATACCAGAGCGGTGACTATAAAGCATCGCAGAAGACCATCTTTGAGCTGGTAAAAATGGAATCGCATGATTACTGGGTTACCAAGGGATTTATTCTTCTGGCCGATAATTATGTGGCTTTAAAAGACATCTTTCAGGCAAAAAGCACGCTTCAGAGTGTAATTGATAATTATGAAGGCAAGGACGAGATTATACCGACTGCCAAAGAAAAGCTTGATCAACTTAACAAGAAGAAATAG
- a CDS encoding aspartate carbamoyltransferase catalytic subunit yields MAEPGQNLSTRHLLGIKDLNENDIRLIFETADTFKDVLNRPIKKVPSLRDVTIANIFFENSTRTRLSFELAQKRLSADVINFAASSSSVSKGETLIDTVNNILAMKVDMIVMRHPYPGAGVFLSRKVNAQIVNAGDGAHEHPTQALLDAFSIREKYGDVAGKKVAIIGDILHSRVALSNILCLHKLGAEVMVCGPTTLIPKYIHTLGVKVEFDLLKALQWCDVANMLRIQLERQDIKYFPSLREYSMLYGLNKQILNSLDKEITIMHPGPVNRGVEITSDVADSKQSIILDQVENGVAIRMAVLYLLAGQKP; encoded by the coding sequence ATGGCAGAACCAGGTCAGAACCTAAGTACACGTCACCTTCTGGGAATTAAAGACTTAAACGAAAACGATATCCGCTTAATTTTTGAAACTGCTGATACCTTTAAGGACGTGCTTAACCGTCCTATCAAAAAAGTTCCCTCCCTGCGCGATGTAACTATTGCCAATATTTTTTTTGAAAATTCCACCAGAACCCGGCTCTCTTTTGAGCTGGCCCAAAAGCGTCTGTCGGCTGATGTTATTAACTTTGCGGCCTCTTCATCTTCTGTTAGTAAGGGCGAAACGCTGATCGACACAGTGAATAATATTCTTGCTATGAAGGTGGATATGATCGTAATGCGGCACCCCTACCCTGGCGCTGGTGTATTCCTGAGCCGTAAAGTGAATGCTCAAATAGTGAACGCAGGCGACGGCGCTCATGAACATCCTACACAGGCCTTGCTCGATGCATTTTCTATAAGAGAGAAATATGGCGATGTAGCAGGAAAAAAGGTGGCGATAATTGGAGATATCCTTCATTCTCGCGTGGCGCTGTCGAATATCCTTTGTCTGCATAAACTCGGCGCCGAAGTAATGGTATGCGGACCTACTACCCTCATCCCCAAATATATTCATACGCTGGGCGTGAAGGTGGAGTTTGACCTTCTGAAGGCTTTGCAATGGTGTGATGTTGCCAATATGCTCCGGATTCAGCTCGAACGCCAGGATATTAAGTATTTTCCCTCACTCAGAGAATATTCGATGCTCTACGGACTCAACAAGCAAATTCTTAATTCTTTAGATAAGGAGATAACCATCATGCACCCCGGTCCGGTAAACCGAGGAGTGGAAATAACCAGCGATGTAGCCGACAGCAAACAATCTATTATACTCGACCAGGTAGAGAATGGCGTGGCTATCCGAATGGCTGTGTTGTATCTTCTGGCGGGACAGAAGCCGTGA
- the pyrR gene encoding bifunctional pyr operon transcriptional regulator/uracil phosphoribosyltransferase PyrR, whose amino-acid sequence MQNLTLLDGQKFQITIKRLCHQLIENHNDFSDSVILGIQPRGPFLAARIAAELQNILPATKILNGNLDITFFRDDFRRREGPLVPNATKIDFIIEGKKVILVDDVLWTGRTIRSALDAMLAFGRPAKVELLVLVDRRYSRDLPIEPNYIGIQVDSVNSQKVIVNWKEADSEDKVILLSEK is encoded by the coding sequence ATGCAAAACTTAACTCTGCTCGATGGACAAAAGTTTCAGATAACAATCAAAAGACTTTGTCATCAGTTGATTGAAAATCATAATGATTTTTCTGATTCGGTTATTCTTGGTATCCAACCAAGAGGTCCGTTCCTGGCAGCCAGAATTGCTGCCGAATTACAGAACATTCTTCCGGCGACGAAAATATTAAACGGCAATCTCGACATTACCTTCTTCAGGGACGACTTTCGCAGGCGCGAGGGTCCGCTTGTTCCGAATGCTACGAAGATTGATTTCATTATCGAAGGAAAGAAGGTGATACTGGTTGATGATGTACTATGGACCGGAAGGACCATCCGCTCGGCGCTCGACGCTATGCTTGCTTTCGGAAGGCCAGCTAAGGTTGAATTACTAGTGCTGGTAGACCGCCGTTATTCCAGAGATCTGCCAATAGAACCAAACTATATCGGTATACAGGTAGATTCTGTTAACTCCCAGAAAGTTATTGTTAACTGGAAGGAAGCCGATAGTGAGGATAAGGTAATTTTGTTGTCTGAGAAATAA
- the rpsA gene encoding 30S ribosomal protein S1: MAKKQEAEKELHAKSAELHGEETTTVKEKENIESEADSLSIEDIKSKTLVTPSGDFDWDADEKGFGNYSSEERTRLEEMYAGTFNSISKGEIITGIVVSINNKDVVLNIGFKSDGMVSLSEFRDTPDLKVGDQVDVFVESQEDVNGQLVLSRKRAKTQKSWELINEALENDTIITGFVKSRTKGGLIVDIMGVEAFLPGSQIDIKPIRDYDIYVGKTMEFKVVKINHEFKNVVVSHKVLIEDDLENQKTEIVAKLEKGQVLEGTVKNITDFGVFIDLGGVDGLLHITDISWGRIEHPKEVLSLDQKINVVVLDFDDEKKRIALGLKQLTPHPWESLDTTIEVGSKVKGKIVTVADYGAFLEITPGVEGLIHVSEMSWSQNLRNPQEFLKVGDEIEAQVLTLDRDERKMSLGVKQLTPDPWQNIAARYPVGSKHKAVVKNMTNFGVFVEIEEGIDGLIHISDLSWSKKVNHPNEFTKVGEELDVVVLELDEENRKLSLGHKQLEENPWDTFETIFTLDSIHEGTVLKVSDKGAIVALPYGVEGFSPSKHSIKEDGKPLKVDETAEFKIIEFSKDAKRIVVSHSRIWEDARSEARSAEVSQKKNDQKATSNAVKKVKESVERSTLGDLGVLAQLKEQMEGAENKARKAKKSDEEAE, translated from the coding sequence ATGGCCAAAAAACAAGAAGCAGAAAAGGAGCTACATGCTAAATCAGCAGAACTCCATGGCGAAGAAACCACGACGGTTAAAGAAAAAGAAAACATTGAGTCAGAAGCTGATTCATTGTCAATTGAAGACATTAAGTCTAAAACACTGGTAACGCCTTCAGGCGATTTTGATTGGGATGCAGACGAAAAAGGTTTTGGTAACTACAGTTCAGAAGAACGTACCAGACTTGAAGAAATGTATGCCGGTACTTTTAATTCGATCAGCAAGGGTGAGATCATCACCGGTATTGTTGTATCAATTAACAACAAGGATGTAGTACTTAACATCGGGTTTAAATCTGATGGTATGGTATCTCTTTCCGAATTCCGTGATACACCGGACCTAAAGGTTGGTGATCAGGTTGATGTTTTTGTTGAATCTCAGGAAGACGTTAATGGTCAGTTGGTTCTTTCACGTAAGCGTGCAAAAACTCAGAAGTCATGGGAGCTCATCAACGAAGCTTTGGAAAACGACACTATCATTACCGGCTTTGTTAAGAGCCGCACTAAAGGTGGTCTGATCGTTGACATCATGGGTGTTGAGGCCTTCTTACCGGGATCTCAGATTGACATTAAGCCAATCCGTGATTACGATATTTACGTTGGCAAAACAATGGAATTCAAGGTTGTGAAGATTAATCACGAATTTAAGAATGTGGTTGTATCTCACAAGGTTCTTATTGAGGACGATCTTGAAAACCAGAAAACAGAAATCGTTGCTAAGCTTGAAAAAGGTCAGGTTCTTGAAGGAACCGTTAAAAACATCACTGACTTCGGTGTGTTTATCGACCTTGGCGGTGTTGACGGTTTACTGCATATTACAGATATTTCATGGGGCCGTATCGAGCATCCGAAGGAAGTATTGTCACTTGATCAGAAGATCAATGTGGTTGTACTTGACTTTGATGACGAGAAAAAACGTATTGCCCTTGGTTTGAAACAACTTACACCACATCCTTGGGAATCACTTGATACTACTATTGAAGTTGGTTCTAAGGTTAAAGGTAAGATTGTTACAGTTGCTGATTACGGTGCATTCCTTGAAATCACCCCTGGTGTTGAAGGTTTGATCCACGTATCAGAAATGTCATGGTCGCAGAACCTGCGCAATCCTCAGGAATTCCTTAAGGTTGGAGACGAAATTGAAGCTCAGGTATTAACATTAGACCGCGACGAGCGGAAGATGAGCCTTGGCGTTAAACAGTTAACTCCTGACCCATGGCAGAACATTGCAGCCAGATATCCTGTAGGAAGCAAGCACAAAGCTGTTGTTAAGAACATGACTAACTTCGGTGTGTTTGTTGAAATTGAAGAAGGTATCGATGGCCTGATTCACATTTCAGATCTTTCATGGTCTAAGAAAGTTAACCATCCTAATGAATTCACTAAAGTTGGTGAAGAGCTGGATGTGGTAGTTCTTGAGCTTGATGAAGAAAACCGTAAGCTTAGCTTAGGTCACAAGCAACTGGAAGAAAACCCTTGGGACACTTTCGAAACGATCTTCACTTTAGATTCGATTCATGAAGGTACAGTTCTTAAAGTAAGTGATAAGGGCGCTATTGTTGCATTACCTTATGGTGTTGAAGGATTTTCTCCAAGCAAACATTCTATCAAGGAAGACGGCAAGCCTCTTAAAGTAGACGAAACTGCTGAATTCAAGATTATCGAATTCAGTAAAGATGCTAAGCGTATTGTAGTTTCCCACTCACGTATCTGGGAAGATGCAAGATCTGAAGCTCGTTCTGCTGAAGTTTCACAGAAGAAGAATGATCAGAAAGCTACTTCTAATGCAGTTAAAAAAGTGAAAGAATCTGTTGAAAGATCTACCTTAGGTGATCTGGGCGTTCTTGCACAATTGAAAGAGCAGATGGAAGGTGCTGAAAACAAGGCACGTAAAGCTAAGAAATCTGACGAAGAAGCCGAGTAA